In the Dioscorea cayenensis subsp. rotundata cultivar TDr96_F1 chromosome 12, TDr96_F1_v2_PseudoChromosome.rev07_lg8_w22 25.fasta, whole genome shotgun sequence genome, one interval contains:
- the LOC120273202 gene encoding uncharacterized protein LOC120273202 yields MGYDSDYLDSSDPGSYEDKSGESEVDDAKRYKASNNCYCPNTQLEDFYLDLRFDDLKSFKHELVQFSIRKGFAFQYVKNDGTRVREKCAAKGCKWLVFCSWCSGKKMHVLKKYIAEHSCLVGTSKNRRVTGKVIANRFFDVINGMPFIKPRHLKAMVRKELGVFISDKVCRNAKAIVLRKLKKQFKEDFLVLNSYVLELKEANPESTVTVVSKRQEGLQYPIFQRIYICLIPIREGFMAGCRNIIGLDGCFLKGLVKGMILMVVGRDGNNQMFPVAWAVVENETTESWVWFIQHLSSDLRLGDGLGWSTNKVDMLMHLDRMRGLKRGTSVVEDLLENWPIEGWCCAFFNDVLKCEVIDNNMCETFNGVILEARHKAIITMFEDIRQYCITRIVVKRENTGKWKSSCGPRICARIEKERAKSGKWQVE; encoded by the exons ATGGGTTATGATAGTGACTACTTGGATTCTTCAGATCCAGGTAGCTATGAAGACAAAAGTGGGGAGTCTGAGGTAGATGATGCCAAGAGGTATAAGGCAAGTAATAATTGTTATTGTCCTAATACCCAATTGGAAGACTTCTACTTAGACTTGAGGTTTGACGATCTGAAATCATTTAAACATGAGCTTGTCCAATTTTCCATTAGAAAAGGGTTTGCTTTTCAGTATGTGAAGAATGATGGGACAAGGGTTAGGGAAAAATGTGCTGCAAAAGGATGCAAATGGCTGGTTTTTTGTTCATGGTGTAGTGGAAAAAAGATGCATGTATTGAAGAAGTATATTGCAGAACATTCATGCCTAGTAGGGACTTCTAAGAATAGGAGGGTAACAGGAAAAGTTATTGCAAACAGATTCTTTGATGTCATAAATGGCATGCCGTTTATAAAACCTAGGCACTTGAAGGCCATGGTGAGAAAAGAGCTGGGAGTGTTCATCTCTGATAAGGTTTGTAGAAATGCAAAGGCAATTGTTCTGCggaaattgaagaagcaattCAAGGAGGACTTTTTGGTGTTAAATAGTTATGTTCTGGAATTAAAAGAAGCCAATCCTGAGAGTACTGTAACTGTTGTATCCAAAAGACAAGAAGGATTACAATATCCTATTTTCCAGAGGATTTATATTTGCCTGATACCAATTAGAGAAGGTTTTATGGCTGGTTGTAGAAATATCATAGGCTTAGATGGGTGTTTTTTAAAAGGATTGGTGAAGGGGATGATACTAATGGTAGTGGGGAGAGATGGCAACAACCAGATGTTCCCAGTGGCATGGGCTGTTGTTGAGAATGAGACAACTGAGAGTTGGGTCTGGTTTATTCAGCATCTAAGTTCCGATCTACGACTTGGGGATGGCCTTGGCTG GTCAACAAACAAGGTTGACATGCTCATGCACTTAGATAGAATGAGAGGCCTGAAGAGGGGGACAAGTGTTGTAGAGGATTTATTGGAGAATTGGCCCATTGAAGGCTGGTGTTGTGCATTCTTTAATGATGTGCTCAAATGTGAAGTCATCGACAACAATATGTGCGAGACTTTCAATGGAGTTATACTTGAAGCTAGGCACAAGGCAATTATCACAATGTTTGAGGACATTAGACAGTATTGCATAACAAGAATAGTTGTCAAAAGAGAAAACACTGGCAAATGGAAAAGTAGTTGTGGCCCTAGGATTTGTGCAAGGATTGAAAAAGAAAGGGCAAAAAGTGGAAAATGGCAGGTAGAGTGA